Proteins from a genomic interval of Micromonospora sp. NBC_00389:
- a CDS encoding acVLRF1 family peptidyl-tRNA hydrolase, whose product MVKARPAAGGGRWVEISPERIRGWLDGFYSRHDGATEQGLVLTGVSNGDTATLYPPPGLADAQDVDTLLTRIIRPPRIAVLLARKGAVAAGVADGTTITVSKVERFYVQGRTAAGGSSQQRYARRRANQAQAATQRAADIAARIMLPHAPGVIADPHDAVSALVCGGDRSMIDAVLTDRRLSPLALLRHPHLLESAEPRLAILEDAAVTARRIRVHLMP is encoded by the coding sequence GTGGTGAAGGCGCGACCCGCCGCGGGTGGCGGGCGGTGGGTGGAGATCTCACCGGAGCGGATTCGTGGTTGGCTCGACGGCTTCTACAGCCGCCACGACGGCGCCACCGAGCAGGGCCTCGTGTTGACCGGCGTGAGCAACGGTGATACCGCCACGCTGTATCCGCCGCCGGGGCTTGCCGACGCGCAGGATGTCGACACGCTGCTGACCCGCATCATCCGACCGCCCCGGATCGCCGTGCTGCTGGCCCGAAAGGGCGCGGTTGCCGCCGGCGTCGCAGACGGTACGACCATCACCGTCTCGAAGGTCGAGCGCTTCTACGTGCAGGGTCGCACCGCGGCCGGCGGTTCCTCGCAGCAGCGCTACGCACGTCGCCGCGCCAACCAGGCCCAGGCTGCTACTCAGCGGGCTGCGGACATCGCCGCGCGGATCATGCTGCCCCACGCGCCCGGTGTTATCGCCGACCCTCACGATGCAGTCAGTGCCCTGGTCTGTGGCGGCGACCGGTCGATGATCGACGCGGTGCTGACAGACCGGCGTCTGTCGCCACTGGCGCTACTGCGTCATCCACACCTGCTCGAATCCGCCGAGCCCCGTCTGGCCATCCTGGAGGATGCGGCGGTTACGGCCAGACGGATCCGCGTCCATCTGATGCCGTGA
- a CDS encoding UPF0158 family protein, which produces MIEADLRFCRWSRGRWWKRGGQRVYGGRMLDLSRLDLEEIAAALEDQTDYEHRWLINPQTGETVFWTTDGGIDGHAPVDLGDLDLIGIDPLPSYVWYQDMADFAERISDAVAGRRLARAIQGKGAFRRFKNELHEEYPHLLSAWYAFRGVRAKRRAVEWLVDNSLVDDETGERFVAEHRDLDLP; this is translated from the coding sequence ATGATCGAGGCTGACTTGCGTTTCTGCCGCTGGTCCCGCGGTCGCTGGTGGAAGCGCGGCGGGCAGCGGGTTTATGGTGGCCGGATGCTTGACCTGAGCCGGCTAGACCTGGAGGAGATCGCCGCCGCGCTCGAGGACCAGACCGACTACGAGCACCGATGGCTGATCAACCCCCAGACCGGCGAGACCGTGTTCTGGACGACGGACGGCGGCATCGATGGACACGCGCCCGTCGACCTTGGCGATCTCGACCTGATCGGCATCGATCCGCTGCCGTCCTACGTCTGGTACCAGGACATGGCCGACTTCGCTGAGAGGATCAGTGACGCGGTGGCCGGCCGCCGACTCGCGCGAGCTATCCAGGGCAAGGGGGCCTTCCGCCGGTTCAAGAACGAGTTGCACGAGGAGTATCCGCACCTGCTGTCGGCGTGGTACGCCTTCCGCGGCGTGCGCGCGAAGCGGCGGGCGGTTGAATGGCTGGTCGACAACTCGCTGGTCGACGACGAAACGGGCGAGCGTTTCGTGGCCGAGCACCGAGATCTCGACCTTCCATGA
- a CDS encoding cytidylate kinase family protein — translation MDQGTRDEMLGRLAEAVGAVTVAHPMRVAIDGPPAAGKTTLADELAVALREQGRDVIRATIDDFLFPRAQRYPRGEYSAEGCYFDTHNYDALNRVPLGPSGDRRFQHAVYDRTADTALSPPVTTAPADAVLIFDGVFLMRPELIDRWDLRIFVSTALDKTVDRAVIRERRVLTRADVERRWRWRYIPSQQFYFATVRPTDHANIIVHNDEPQQPVWATQTH, via the coding sequence ATGGACCAAGGCACCCGCGACGAGATGCTCGGCCGCCTGGCTGAGGCAGTCGGGGCCGTCACAGTCGCACACCCGATGCGGGTTGCCATCGACGGACCGCCCGCCGCAGGCAAGACCACCCTCGCCGATGAGCTGGCCGTCGCCTTGCGCGAACAGGGTCGCGACGTCATCCGCGCGACGATCGACGATTTCCTCTTCCCCCGGGCACAGCGCTATCCGCGCGGCGAGTACTCGGCCGAAGGCTGCTACTTCGACACCCACAACTACGACGCGCTGAACCGGGTTCCGCTCGGCCCAAGCGGAGATCGACGCTTCCAACACGCGGTCTACGACCGCACAGCGGATACTGCACTGTCCCCGCCGGTCACGACTGCCCCCGCCGACGCCGTGCTGATCTTCGACGGCGTCTTCCTCATGCGCCCGGAACTGATTGATCGGTGGGACCTGCGCATCTTCGTGTCGACCGCCCTCGACAAGACTGTCGATCGTGCCGTGATCCGAGAGCGCCGGGTGTTAACTCGGGCCGACGTCGAACGGCGCTGGCGCTGGCGTTACATCCCCTCCCAACAGTTCTACTTCGCTACGGTCCGCCCGACCGATCACGCCAACATCATCGTGCACAACGACGAGCCCCAGCAGCCGGTCTGGGCGACTCAAACACACTGA
- a CDS encoding site-specific integrase: MTTSPASGPGVVSPDRVVLRAEASAYLGRYRGDSRLHTESDLRIFLTWCTSHDLDSLSATRADIERYVRWLQDVRRFQPSTVSRRLSVVVGFYRVCVIDGLLPHSPADYVRRPVVPPESPTLGWVTCSSRP; encoded by the coding sequence ATGACTACCTCTCCTGCTTCCGGTCCCGGTGTCGTCTCTCCTGATCGTGTCGTTCTGCGTGCAGAGGCCTCTGCCTATCTCGGTCGGTACCGAGGTGACTCGCGGCTGCACACCGAGTCCGACCTGCGGATCTTCCTGACCTGGTGCACCAGCCATGATCTGGATTCGCTGTCGGCCACGCGCGCGGACATCGAGCGGTACGTACGCTGGCTCCAGGACGTGCGCCGCTTCCAGCCCTCGACCGTCTCTCGCCGCCTGTCGGTGGTGGTCGGCTTCTACCGTGTCTGCGTCATCGACGGCCTCCTGCCGCACTCGCCGGCCGACTACGTGCGCAGACCGGTGGTGCCACCGGAATCGCCCACCCTGGGCTGGGTCACCTGCAGTTCGAGGCCCTGA
- a CDS encoding TOPRIM nucleotidyl transferase/hydrolase domain-containing protein yields the protein MDVTEGRELARRALDGHLGGNAASIRATARALAKVESAVAVVLVEGISDQIALETAAVGRGRDLEAERVVIVPIGGAHAIGRFLTRLGPLVTRVRLAGLCDLREEEIFRRGLNVTHVGSPRTRTDMEHLGFYVCVNDLEEELIRAVGTAGVEALFDSQGDLRSFRSFQSQPAWRGQKPEAQMWRFLRSSSRRNLRYARLLAEAAVGRDTLPRPLDALLTTV from the coding sequence ATGGATGTCACCGAGGGCCGCGAGCTTGCCCGCAGGGCGCTCGATGGCCACTTGGGTGGCAATGCCGCCTCGATCCGGGCAACGGCCCGCGCCCTAGCGAAGGTCGAGTCCGCCGTAGCCGTGGTGCTCGTCGAGGGCATCAGCGACCAGATCGCACTGGAAACGGCCGCAGTGGGCCGCGGCCGGGATCTCGAGGCCGAGCGGGTCGTGATCGTGCCGATCGGCGGGGCGCACGCGATCGGCCGCTTCCTGACGAGGTTGGGCCCCCTGGTCACCCGGGTGCGACTTGCCGGTCTGTGCGACCTGCGTGAGGAGGAGATATTCCGGCGCGGACTGAACGTGACCCACGTTGGCTCACCTCGGACGCGCACCGACATGGAGCACCTCGGGTTTTACGTCTGCGTCAACGATCTGGAGGAGGAGCTGATCCGCGCCGTCGGCACCGCAGGGGTCGAAGCACTCTTCGATTCGCAGGGCGACCTCCGATCGTTCCGCTCATTCCAGAGCCAGCCCGCCTGGCGCGGCCAGAAGCCCGAAGCCCAGATGTGGCGGTTCCTGCGCAGCAGCTCGCGCCGCAACCTGCGCTACGCACGCCTGCTCGCTGAGGCGGCAGTTGGCCGGGATACCTTGCCGCGGCCGCTCGACGCACTGCTCACCACCGTTTAA